The following proteins come from a genomic window of Pichia kudriavzevii chromosome 1, complete sequence:
- a CDS encoding uncharacterized protein (PKUD0A05240; similar to Saccharomyces cerevisiae YPL195W (APL5); ancestral locus Anc_6.201) → MSTLTMKERLRGFGISFEKSLEDLIKGIRATNSDHEKLASFFERSIQECKNELKSPDLEVKSIAILKLAYLEMYGFDMSWCAFSILEVMASPKFQHKRIGYLAANQILQRQNNDDALMLMTNLLNKDLTSIDYTEISLAIGGIAAVVTKDLAPIIVDDMAKLLTHTKPLIRKKAVLAMYKIFLKNPESLRIHYDRLIERLDDDDSSVVSATVNVLCELAYMNPSNYIDLAPKFYKIMKESNNNWMMIRILKLFSSLSLIEPRLKNKLLPEIKAFMVNTKALSLQYECINAILNGNMLSPDDIDTAKLIVSNLLVFFASGDQNLKYVGLLAFIKTCKINQDLIKKHDKIILSSIYDNDITVRETSLEIVNSLVNEHNIVPIITRLTVQLLPYNDQKEQLDKINKKVLAQNSGQDSDDDTDTYIIGATQQPIVVSQKYKYLLVSKIIEICSMNNYENIPSFRWYLGVMTDILKLNVDNKISKIDKMITDQFVDIALRVPSVRHTLVNICFSLCGILEYTGRELLQFKEGLGNCMWIIGEYYDSYLQGESDSDSDSEPDSDSDSFSALQKQELKDLKQSKLSISEIIDTISKQNILSKLEQLDSYDIITTYVGAIAKMYSKFTSTYACGGDLSVSQLEFVKNSCLGVIEILSQFETSSNFELQECALSYVEILKLVDNSLENVLDGIKNTETSSASLPTFLTEGYNQLFLSYPLMPVGASAQEKVKIPDGLDLNAAIDEQATFNFHNLYTNLKLEELSIDDVDLPQSDSLHGDYTENQEFSDIDTTRSLSTRHDDEIYYISATNYDHSDSSSIAPKKQAKKKSKKTKKFRKEAVLIVDDDDTPARQNSTTVKQNNLTADALNLADIDLKKSEEHYPVGDEYQVEEETRKKKEKAGVDGIKIEVPSVALSAARKKPKKKAKKNVAIIE, encoded by the coding sequence aTGTCTACCTTAACTATGAAGGAAAGATTGAGAGGGTTTGGTATTTCGTTTGAGAAATCCTTGGAGGACTTGATTAAAGGTATCAGAGCCACCAATAGCGATCACGAGAAACTTGCTAGTTTCTTTGAGAGATCTATACAAGAATGTAAGAATGAGTTGAAATCTCCAGATCTAGAAGTAAAGTCTATTGCTATTTTGAAACTAGcatatttggaaatgtaTGGTTTTGATATGAGTTGGTGTGCATTCAGTATTTTGGAAGTAATGGCATCCCCAAAGTTTCAACACAAACGAATTGGTTACTTAGCAGcaaatcaaattcttcaaaggcAGAATAACGACGACGCTCTAATGTTAATGACAAATCTATTGAATAAAGATTTAACATCCATTGATTATACCGAAATATCCCTTGCAATTGGGGGCATTGCCGCTGTTGTAACGAAGGATTTGGCACCCataattgttgatgatatgGCTAAACTTTTGACACACACTAAACCattgataagaaaaaaggcTGTTTTGGCAATGTACAaaatttttcttaaaaatCCGGAATCACTCAGAATCCATTATGATCGATTAATTGAGAGattagatgatgatgactcTTCTGTGGTATCCGCCACAGTTAATGTGCTCTGCGAATTAGCTTATATGAATCCATCGAACTATATCGATCTTGCTCCAAAATTTTATAAGATTATGAAGGAGTCTAACAACAATTGGATGATGATTAGAATCTTGAAGTTGTTCTCGTCACTTTCGTTGATCGAGCCTagattgaaaaacaaacttttACCGGAAATCAAAGCATTTATGGTCAACACAAAGGCATTATCTCTACAATACGAGTGCATCAATGCAATATTGAACGGAAACATGCTTTCCCCAGATGATATTGACACCGCAAAGTTGATCGTCTCAAATctacttgtttttttcGCAAGTGGAGATCAAAATTTAAAGTATGTGGGTTTACTGGCTTTTATTAAAACATGTAAAATAAATCAAGATTTGATTAAAAAACATGACAAGAtaattctttcttcaatttatgaTAATGACATCACTGTGCGAGAAACGTCTCTTGAAATTGTGAACTCTTTAGTGAATGAACATAATATTGTTCCCATTATAACAAGGTTGACTGTACAATTGTTGCCATACAATGATCAAAAGGAACAACTTGACAAAATTAACAAGAAGGTACTAGCTCAAAATTCGGGTCAAGATAGTGACGATGATACAGATACATACATTATTGGTGCAACGCAACAGCCAATTGTGGTTTCgcaaaaatataaatatcttTTAGTGAGTAAGATTATTGAGATTTGCTCCATGAATAACTACGAGAATATTCCTAGTTTTAGATGGTATCTAGGAGTTATGACAGACATTCTCAAGTTAAACGTTGACAATAAAATATCTAAGATCGACAAGATGATAACGGATcagtttgttgatattgctTTGAGGGTCCCAAGTGTTAGGCATACTCTAGTTAATATTTGCTTTTCTTTATGTGGTATTCTCGAATATACCGGAAGAGAACTACTACAGTTTAAAGAAGGCCTGGGCAATTGCATGTGGATAATTGGCGAATATTATGACTCGTACTTACAGGGTGAGAGTGATTCAGACTCAGACTCAGAGCCAGATTCGGATTCAGATTCTTTTTCAGCTCTACAGAAGCAGGAATTGAAGGACCTTAAACAGTCCAAACTTTCTATTAGTGAAATCATAGACACTATTTCgaaacaaaatattttatcaaaactgGAACAACTGGATTCTTATGACATCATTACCACGTATGTTGGCGCTATTGCCAAGATGTATAGCAAATTTACTAGTACATATGCATGTGGTGGTGATTTGTCTGTATCCCAACTGGAGTTTGTTAAAAATTCATGCTTGGGGGTTATTGAAATCTTATCTCAGTTTGAAACGAGTTCAAACTTTGAACTTCAAGAATGTGCATTGTCTTATGTggaaattttaaaattagTTGATAACTCATTAGAAAATGTATTAGACGGAATCAAAAATACTGAAACTTCCTCAGCATCTTTACCAACCTTCCTAACAGAAGGCTACAACCAgttatttctttcttatcCCTTGATGCCTGTCGGTGCGTCTGCCCAGGAGAAGGTAAAAATCCCAGATGGTTTGGATCTTAATGCAGCTATTGATGAGCAAGCAACGTTTAATTTTCACAACCTCTAcacaaatttgaaattagaaGAACTAAGTATTGATGATGTCGACTTGCCTCAAAGTGACTCACTACACGGTGATTATACGGAAAATCAGGAATTTTCGGACATTGATACTACTCGTTCGTTGTCTACCAGacatgatgatgaaatttaCTATATAAGTGCTACAAATTATGACCATTCTGACTCTTCTTCCATAGctccaaagaaacaagccaaaaagaaaagcaagaaaactaaaaagTTCAGAAAAGAAGCTGTGcttattgttgatgatgatgatacaCCTGCTCGACAAAACTCTACAACAGTTAAGCAAAACAACTTGACCGCCGATGCATTAAATCTTGCAGATATAGACCTGAAAAAATCAGAAGAACATTACCCAGTGGGAGATGAGTACCAAGTGGAGGAAGAGAcgagaaaaaagaaagaaaaagctGGTGTTGACGGAataaaaattgaagttCCTTCTGTAGCTCTTTCTGCAGCTCGTAAAAAgccaaagaaaaaagcCAAGAAAAATGTTGCAATCATTGAGTAA
- a CDS encoding uncharacterized protein (PKUD0A05250), with translation MDVSALTNPGDMEIENTKQQSKMTAVENKSESQPLKRASGNTENYDLTNGKSSRSTDSTSLNGAETEICSEKDVSKTSKCPSRSTSEYRTLYNHLLEKYKNANEVAKFLEDFALYLKSLAKYQQLRNNMLVDLLCYLNKHESIDRLEPSSHIEIIRRLERLQKYNSDNKLYSTLLKLEKNETDEDGKKNLLSFEEVVGMNDSLSSDLAIAETNRYPDLYLGIFDRYDLVKKNLCYKNNISSFKDLKAHVKADLKHSLPINYEGSGKRRRVATGTTHPSTTKSQNGVHNVEPIVEKNDSK, from the coding sequence ATGGATGTATCTGCCTTAACAAATCCTGGAGATATGGAAATAGAGAatacaaaacaacaatCCAAAATGACAGCAGTGGAGAATAAATCAGAAAGCCAACCATTGAAGCGTGCCTCTGGCAACACAGAGAATTATGACCTTACAAATGGGAAAAGCAGTCGTTCTACCGATTCTACTTCTTTGAATGGAGCTGAGACTGAAATCTGTTCTGAAAAAGATGTATCTAAAACCTCTAAATGTCCGTCCCGATCAACTAGTGAATATCGCACACTTTACAACCATTTACTTGAAAAGTACAAGAATGCAAATGAAGTTGCTAAGTTTCTAGAGGATTTTGCactttatttgaaaagtcTTGCAAAATACCAACAACTACGAAATAACATGcttgttgatttgttgTGTTACCTTAACAAGCATGAGAGTATAGATCGTTTGGAACCATCTAGTCACATCGAGATCATTCGCAGGTTAGAACGTTTGCAAAAGTATAATTCAGACAATAAACTGTACTCTACTTTATTGAAACTAGAAAAAAACGAAACCgatgaagatggaaaaaaaaatttgctatcatttgaagaagtagTCGGCATGAATGATTCTTTGTCTAGTGACCTGGCCATAGCAGAAACCAACCGATACCCTGACCTTTATTTAGGCATATTTGATAGGTACGATttagtgaaaaaaaatctgtgctataaaaataatataagTAGcttcaaagatttgaaagCCCACGTTAAAGCCGATTTAAAGCATAGTCTACCCATCAATTATGAAGGGTCtggaaagagaagaagagtGGCTACGGGCACTACACATCCAAGCACAACAAAGTCACAAAACGGTGTGCATAATGTTGAACCTATAGTGGAGAAAAATGATTCCAAATAA